Proteins co-encoded in one Musa acuminata AAA Group cultivar baxijiao unplaced genomic scaffold, Cavendish_Baxijiao_AAA HiC_scaffold_1077, whole genome shotgun sequence genomic window:
- the LOC135666181 gene encoding leucine-rich repeat protein FLOR 1-like translates to MDNMQPLCLVFLFLCSTLLLQWSQGSHPHDRSALLAFKAGITADPSGLLRSWDSATDCCSAWDGVACNAATRRVVNVSRPGLSSGPDFISDASIAGRLSPALGDLFSLRLLDLSNLKQLAGPIPPALGRLSNTSSSTPTNSPVASPPRSQTSPDY, encoded by the coding sequence ATGGATAACATGCAGCCGCTGtgcctcgtcttcctcttcctctgctcCACCCTGTTGCTGCAGTGGTCGCAGGGATCTCACCCCCACGACCGTTCGGCCCTTCTCGCCTTCAAGGCCGGCATCACCGCCGACCCCTCCGGCCTCCTCCGCTCCTGGGACTCGGCCACGGACTGTTGCTCCGCGTGGGACGGCGTGGCCTGCAACGCTGCCACTCGCCGCGTCGTCAACGTCTCCCGCCCTGGCCTCTCCTCGGGGCCCGACTTCATCTCCGACGCCTCCATTGCCGGGAGGCTCTCGCCTGCCCTCGGCGACCTCTTCTCCCTCCGGTTGCTCGATCTCAGCAACCTCAAGCAGCTCGCCGGCCCCATTCCACCCGCCCTCGGCCGCCTCTCGAACACCTCCTCCTCGACTCCAACCAACTCACCGGTTGCATCCCCTCCGCGTTCGCAAACCTCACCCGACTattaa
- the LOC135666182 gene encoding uncharacterized protein LOC135666182: protein MSLYGTSDALMSRAFPTTLRGPALAWYGGLKTTTISSFDQLAKDFELHFIACARPKPSMAFLLGLSQKEDEPLSLYVNRFATRIRELLDAHPSLSMQAFVTGLRPSRLFWSLVERPPTSVPEMLQRANQFVEVEAWTGGKRQEHKRERPEPAQGQLPPRRKLHQPDPPLLRPLPLPTGASRTEIFLQIRERGLLKTPYPMNNPRELADRSKYCRFHRQNGHDTEECRELSRQIYELRREGRLDPHVQTGNLAPPCPDGPSERLISVITGGPASGGDSMSGRKAYARSARDEGPHGTPDPLVAFPPEDAERLEHDDALVITARIANAQVRRIMIDTGSSADILFHDAFQKMGLTKQALKPVRSDLTGFTGNSVSPLGSVTLPLTLGTPPKTKTVMSTFLIVDLPTAYNAILGRPSLNKSRALVSTYHQTVKFPTHAGTGEVWGSPRESRRCYLTAVSLHKRAKIEALPDDPREMKRPNPHPEPSAPTYDVSLKKGRPDRTIKVGSDLPPDEREKLVGLLQENADVFAWSPSDAAGVDPKATQHHLNISPDARPLKQKPRPQAPDRQEAVREEIERLLAAGFIEEVKYPQWLSNVVLVKKHNGSWRMCVDYTSLNRACPKDCYPLPRID from the coding sequence ATGTCGTTGTACGGGACCTCAGATGCCTTGATGAGCAGGGCATTCCCCACCACATTGAGAGGGCCGGCCCTCGCGTGGTATGGAGGCTTGAAGACTACGACGATCTCCTCATTCGACCAGCttgccaaggacttcgagctccacttcatagcttgcgcacgcccgaagccttccatgGCGTTCCTCCTCGGGCTTAGCCagaaggaggatgagcccctctcccttTACGTAAATCGCTTTGCTACAAGGATCCGGGAACTCCTGGACGCTCACCCTTCACTGTCAATGCAGGCATTCGTGACAGGCCTGCGTCCCTCCCGACtcttctggtctctcgtggagCGACCTCCTACTTCGGTCCCCGAAATGCTCCAGCGCGCGAACCAGTTCGTGGAAGTCGAAGCCTGGACGGGGGGGAAACGGCAGGAACACAAGAGGGAAAGACCAGAACCGGCTCAGGGACAGCTCCCTCCCAGACGGAAGCTCCACCAACCCGATCCTCCCCTGCTAAGACCCCTCCCGCTCCCAACGGGTGCATCCCGGACAGAAATCTTTCTCCAGATCAGGGAAAGGGGACTGCTCAAAACACCTTACCCGATGAACAACCCGCGAGAGCTGGCCGACCGGTCCAAATACTGCCGCTTTCACCGGCAAAACGGACATGACACTGAGGAATGCCGCGAGCTCTCGCGCCAAATCTACGAACTCCGCCGGGAGGGACGCCTCGACCCGCACGTTCAGACAGGCAACCTCGCCCCGCCTTGCCCGGACGGCCCGTCCGAGCGTCTAATCAGCGTCATCACTGGCGGCCCAGCATCCGGGGGGGATAGCATGTCTGGAAGGAAGGCCTACGCCCGCTCGGCCAGAGACGAAGGCCCCCATGGAACCCCTGACCCGCTGGTCGCATTTCCCCCCGAAGACGCCGAACGACTGGAGCACGATGACGCGCTGGTAATAACTGCCAGAATCGCCAATGCCCAGGTAAGAAGGATTATGATTGACACAGGAAGCTCCGCGGATATACTATTCCACGACGCCTTCCAGAAGATGGGGCTTACGAAGCAAGCCTTGAAACCTGTCCGCTCCGACCTCACCGGGTTCACTGGCAACTCGGTTTCGCCATTGGGATCTGTCACACTACCTCTGACGTTGGGGACACCGCCCAAGACTAAAACAGTGATGTCGACTTTTCTGATAGTAGATCTGCCTACGGCGTACAATGCCATCCTCGGCCGACCCTCCCTCAACAAAAGCAGGGCCCTGGTTTCCACTTACCATCAGACAGTAAAATTCCCGACTCACGCGGGAACTGGGGAGGTTTGGGGAAGCCCTCGGGAATCCAGGCGATGTTACCTGACGGCGGTCTCCCTACACAAGAGGGCGAAAATCGAAGCACTCCCGGACGACCCCAGAGAAATGAAACGGCCAAATCCACATCCCGAGCCGTCGGCCCCAACCTACGACGTGTCGCTGAAAAAGGGACGCCCGGACCGAACCATTAAAGTCGGGTCTGACCTACCCCCGGACGAGCGGGAAAAACTTGTCGGCCTCTTGCAAGAGAACGCTgacgtcttcgcttggtcgccatCCGACGCAGCAGGCGTGGACCCGAAGGCAACCCAACATCACCTCAACATATCGCCTGATGCCCGGCCGTTAAAACAAAAGCCGCGACCCCAGGCCCCGGACAGGCAGGAAGCTGTCCGCGAAGAGATAGAACGGCTCTTAGCAGCCGGCTTTATAGAAGAGGTCAAGTACCCAcagtggctgtccaatgtagttctGGTAAAAAAGCATAATGGGAGCTGGcgaatgtgtgttgactacaccagtcttaaTCGGGCGTGCCccaaagactgctacccccttccAAGGATTGATTAG